Proteins co-encoded in one Amaranthus tricolor cultivar Red isolate AtriRed21 chromosome 7, ASM2621246v1, whole genome shotgun sequence genomic window:
- the LOC130818731 gene encoding uncharacterized protein LOC130818731 isoform X1 yields MGKYDFVEELSGSDNDDLLQEEIQTLSRECFPSNNFDGASIPATATTCSVNDGRYLSEDEDDDDGDDMELVRSIKEQYGIEVDISKPLSLKPLISLPPASSDDDDDDFETLRAIQKRFSQYGDDKSTDAVECKNDSCVDKTLHEDVIAASLGSEFIYVHGNDLGENTCDVPQNVETSSCTSNFPKSAQTFVEAIKKNRSCQKFIRNKMLHIEAKMEANRALQKRLKTLRDFQVQCKKTIGRALSQKQDSRVQLISVPKQKPNTKGSEKNVSAIYYGPLENSHVALYKTTMKNYPLLFQREKWSKNEIRVLEKEIIKQFQEKLFQTSADLLSNFDDHGLANGVDDMISSITNLDITPEIIQEFSRKVDWNKLASRLPRRSGVECEARWLNYENRLINRDNWTSDEDKHLLLLLQKNGIHNWSYIAEKLGTNRTPFQCLARYQRSLNASILKRVWTEDEDAQLCSAVEAFGESNWQAVASVFEGRTGTQCSNRWRKTLLPARQRVGRWSTDEDKRLRVAVTLFGYKSWYRIAQFVPGRTQVQCRERWVNVLDPSLKHGEWTKEEDMKLKEAISEYGYCWSKIAGCVPLRTDNQCRRRWKKLFPDEVPLLKAAKHIKEVALISNFVDRESERPALGMNDFVPLPITNSANEMKKEKKSQTRKRKGRQLTPNTQSISHLKGVASRKRKRNDKSSGVANNSNDACSTDGYGILENKKFSPIRSDSKKKKHCGNLNATRKPLKSGKSIHSYEGIAEETNCRNMPFKTRSRRPEGNSLKQIEDGIQADVSNMVTVGRNKRSSRLQLRSSFAETSFGDNYEQTELRDGNETHSMDTAGSSKEKAVKKKKRELHTDQSLEWEDLPLSILLKKDITHKQRSISNLTSKPPVKPPIYLTYARRNRKSNLENLT; encoded by the exons ATGGGCAAATATGATTTTGTAGAAGAATTATCTGGTAGTGACAATGATGACTTGTTACAAGAGGAGATTCAAACTCTTTCAAGGGAATGCTTTCCTTCTAATAACTTTGATGGTGCTAGCATTCCCGCCACTGCCACTACCTGTTCGGTTAACGATGGTAGATATCTCTCggaagatgaagatgacgaTGATGGTGATGACATGGAATTAGTTCGTAGTATAAAGGAACAATATGGGATTGAAGTTGATATTTCTAAGCCACTTTCTTTGAAACCCTTGATTTCTCTTCCACCAGCATCTTcggatgatgacgatgatgatttTGAAACTCTGCGAGCTATTCAGAAGCGTTTTTCTCAGTATGGTGATGACAAATCCACGG ATGCAGTGGAATGTAAGAATGACAGTTGTGTAGACAAAACACTCCATGAGGATGTCATTGCCGCCTCTTTGGGAAGTGAGTTCATATATGTACATGGAAATGATTTAGGAGAAAACACTTGTGATGTTCCGCAGAATGTGGAGACCTCTAGTTGCACCTCTAACTTCCCTAAAAGTGCACAAACATTTGTAGAAGCCATAAAGAAAAATAGATCATGCCAGAAATTTATTCGAAACAAGATGCTTCATATTGAAGCAAAAATGGAAGCAAACAGAGCGCTTCAAAAGCGCCTGAAAACACTTAGAGACTTCCAAGTGCAGTGCAAGAAGACAATTGGTCGAGCATTATCTCAGAAGCAAGACTCTCGTGTCCAGCTAATTTCAGTTCCAAAGCAGAAACCTAACACAAAG GGTTCTGAGAAAAATGTTTCTGCCATATATTACGGTCCATTAGAGAACTCCCATGTGGCTTTGTACAAGACTACTATGAAAAATTATCCATTATTATTTCAGCGGGAGAAATGGTCAAAGAATGAAATTCGAGTTCTTGAGAAAGAAATTATAAAGCAATTTCAGGAAAAATTGTTCCAAACATCTGCTGATCTACTAAG TAATTTTGATGATCATGGGCTTGCTAATGGCGTGGATGACATGATTTCATCAATCACGAATCTTGACATTACTCCAGAAATCATCCAAGAGTTTTCTAGGAAGGTAGATTGGAATAAATTGGCTTCTAGGCTTCCTCGTCGTTCTGGAGTCGAATGTGAGGCAAG GTGGTTAAATTATGAAAACCGCTTGATCAACCGAGACAATTGGACATCAGATGAGGACAAGCATCTTTTGCTTCTCCTTCAGAAGAATGGGATCCATAACTGGAGTTATATTGCTGAAAAGTTGGGAACTAACCGGACTCCATTTCAGTGCTTGGCACGCTATCAAAGGAGTCTGAATGCCAGTATATTGAAAAGAGTGTGGACAGAGGATGAAGATGCTCAATTGTGCTCTGCTGTGGAGGCTTTTGGGGAGAGTAATTGGCAAGCTGTTGCGTCTGTTTTTGAAGGACGGACGGGGACGCAGTGCTCTAATAG gtGGCGCAAAACTTTGCTTCCTGCTAGACAAAGGGTGGGGAGATGGAGTACTGATGAAGATAAACGCTTAAGGGTTGCTGTCACTCTTTTTGGATATAAAAGTTGGTATCGAATTGCTCAGTTTGTACCAGGAAGGACCCAAGTCCAATGTAGAGAAAG ATGGGTTAATGTTCTCGATCCGTCTTTGAAACACGGTGAATGGACCAAAGAAGAAGATATGAAGCTAAAAGAGGCTATATCAGAATATGGATATTGCTGGTCCAAAATTGCTGGATGTGTTCCTTTAAGAACAGATAACCAGTGCCGAAG GAGATGGAAGAAGTTGTTTCCAGATGAAGTTCCGTTGCTCAAAGCTGCAAAACACATAAAAGAGGTGGCACTGATCTCCAATTTTGTGGATAGGGAGTCAGAGCGTCCTGCCCTTGGGATGAATGACTTTGTCCCATTACCTATTACAAATTCAGCAAATGagatgaaaaaagaaaagaaatccCAAACACGAAAAAG GAAAGGTAGGCAATTAACTCCAAACACACAGAGCATTTCGCA TCTGAAaggagttgcatcaagaaagcGTAAAAGAAATGATAAATCAAGTGGGGTTGCTAATAATAGTAATGATGCATGTAGCACTGATGGGTACGGTATCCTTGAAAATAAGAAGTTTAGTCCCATTAGATCTGATTCTAAGAAAAAGAAGCATTGTGGAAACCTGAATGCTACAAGAAAACCTTTGAAGTCAGG TAAAAGCATACACTCCTATGAGGGCATTGCAGAAGAGACCAA TTGTAGGAACATGCCATTCAAGACCAGGTCAAGAAGGCCTGAAGGAAACAGTTTGAAGCAGATAGAGGATGGAATCCAGGCAGATGTGTCTAACATGGTTACTGTGGGAAGGAATAAAAGGTCCTCACGATTGCAATTAAGGAGTTCTTTTGCTGAAACTTCTTTTGGAGATAACTATGAGCAGACGGAGTTGAGAGATGGTAATGAGACCCATTCTATGGATACAGCTGGCTCAAGTAAGGAAAAAGCtgttaagaaaaagaaaagggagcTGCATACTGATCAATCTTTAGAATGGGAAGATTTGCCCTTGTCAATTCTCTTAAAGAAAGATATTACTCACAAACAAAGGAGTATTTCCAATTTGACCTCCAAACCTCCT GTCAAACCACCCATATACTTGACTTATGCGAGGCGGAACAGAAAGAGCAATTTGGAAAATTTGACATAA
- the LOC130818731 gene encoding uncharacterized protein LOC130818731 isoform X2, producing the protein MGKYDFVEELSGSDNDDLLQEEIQTLSRECFPSNNFDGASIPATATTCSVNDGRYLSEDEDDDDGDDMELVRSIKEQYGIEVDISKPLSLKPLISLPPASSDDDDDDFETLRAIQKRFSQYGDDKSTDAVECKNDSCVDKTLHEDVIAASLGSEFIYVHGNDLGENTCDVPQNVETSSCTSNFPKSAQTFVEAIKKNRSCQKFIRNKMLHIEAKMEANRALQKRLKTLRDFQVQCKKTIGRALSQKQDSRVQLISVPKQKPNTKGSEKNVSAIYYGPLENSHVALYKTTMKNYPLLFQREKWSKNEIRVLEKEIIKQFQEKLFQTSADLLSNFDDHGLANGVDDMISSITNLDITPEIIQEFSRKVDWNKLASRLPRRSGVECEARWLNYENRLINRDNWTSDEDKHLLLLLQKNGIHNWSYIAEKLGTNRTPFQCLARYQRSLNASILKRVWTEDEDAQLCSAVEAFGESNWQAVASVFEGRTGTQCSNRWRKTLLPARQRVGRWSTDEDKRLRVAVTLFGYKSWYRIAQFVPGRTQVQCRERWVNVLDPSLKHGEWTKEEDMKLKEAISEYGYCWSKIAGCVPLRTDNQCRRRWKKLFPDEVPLLKAAKHIKEVALISNFVDRESERPALGMNDFVPLPITNSANEMKKEKKSQTRKRKGRQLTPNTQSISHLKGVASRKRKRNDKSSGVANNSNDACSTDGYGILENKKFSPIRSDSKKKKHCGNLNATRKPLKSGKSIHSYEGIAEETKNMPFKTRSRRPEGNSLKQIEDGIQADVSNMVTVGRNKRSSRLQLRSSFAETSFGDNYEQTELRDGNETHSMDTAGSSKEKAVKKKKRELHTDQSLEWEDLPLSILLKKDITHKQRSISNLTSKPPVKPPIYLTYARRNRKSNLENLT; encoded by the exons ATGGGCAAATATGATTTTGTAGAAGAATTATCTGGTAGTGACAATGATGACTTGTTACAAGAGGAGATTCAAACTCTTTCAAGGGAATGCTTTCCTTCTAATAACTTTGATGGTGCTAGCATTCCCGCCACTGCCACTACCTGTTCGGTTAACGATGGTAGATATCTCTCggaagatgaagatgacgaTGATGGTGATGACATGGAATTAGTTCGTAGTATAAAGGAACAATATGGGATTGAAGTTGATATTTCTAAGCCACTTTCTTTGAAACCCTTGATTTCTCTTCCACCAGCATCTTcggatgatgacgatgatgatttTGAAACTCTGCGAGCTATTCAGAAGCGTTTTTCTCAGTATGGTGATGACAAATCCACGG ATGCAGTGGAATGTAAGAATGACAGTTGTGTAGACAAAACACTCCATGAGGATGTCATTGCCGCCTCTTTGGGAAGTGAGTTCATATATGTACATGGAAATGATTTAGGAGAAAACACTTGTGATGTTCCGCAGAATGTGGAGACCTCTAGTTGCACCTCTAACTTCCCTAAAAGTGCACAAACATTTGTAGAAGCCATAAAGAAAAATAGATCATGCCAGAAATTTATTCGAAACAAGATGCTTCATATTGAAGCAAAAATGGAAGCAAACAGAGCGCTTCAAAAGCGCCTGAAAACACTTAGAGACTTCCAAGTGCAGTGCAAGAAGACAATTGGTCGAGCATTATCTCAGAAGCAAGACTCTCGTGTCCAGCTAATTTCAGTTCCAAAGCAGAAACCTAACACAAAG GGTTCTGAGAAAAATGTTTCTGCCATATATTACGGTCCATTAGAGAACTCCCATGTGGCTTTGTACAAGACTACTATGAAAAATTATCCATTATTATTTCAGCGGGAGAAATGGTCAAAGAATGAAATTCGAGTTCTTGAGAAAGAAATTATAAAGCAATTTCAGGAAAAATTGTTCCAAACATCTGCTGATCTACTAAG TAATTTTGATGATCATGGGCTTGCTAATGGCGTGGATGACATGATTTCATCAATCACGAATCTTGACATTACTCCAGAAATCATCCAAGAGTTTTCTAGGAAGGTAGATTGGAATAAATTGGCTTCTAGGCTTCCTCGTCGTTCTGGAGTCGAATGTGAGGCAAG GTGGTTAAATTATGAAAACCGCTTGATCAACCGAGACAATTGGACATCAGATGAGGACAAGCATCTTTTGCTTCTCCTTCAGAAGAATGGGATCCATAACTGGAGTTATATTGCTGAAAAGTTGGGAACTAACCGGACTCCATTTCAGTGCTTGGCACGCTATCAAAGGAGTCTGAATGCCAGTATATTGAAAAGAGTGTGGACAGAGGATGAAGATGCTCAATTGTGCTCTGCTGTGGAGGCTTTTGGGGAGAGTAATTGGCAAGCTGTTGCGTCTGTTTTTGAAGGACGGACGGGGACGCAGTGCTCTAATAG gtGGCGCAAAACTTTGCTTCCTGCTAGACAAAGGGTGGGGAGATGGAGTACTGATGAAGATAAACGCTTAAGGGTTGCTGTCACTCTTTTTGGATATAAAAGTTGGTATCGAATTGCTCAGTTTGTACCAGGAAGGACCCAAGTCCAATGTAGAGAAAG ATGGGTTAATGTTCTCGATCCGTCTTTGAAACACGGTGAATGGACCAAAGAAGAAGATATGAAGCTAAAAGAGGCTATATCAGAATATGGATATTGCTGGTCCAAAATTGCTGGATGTGTTCCTTTAAGAACAGATAACCAGTGCCGAAG GAGATGGAAGAAGTTGTTTCCAGATGAAGTTCCGTTGCTCAAAGCTGCAAAACACATAAAAGAGGTGGCACTGATCTCCAATTTTGTGGATAGGGAGTCAGAGCGTCCTGCCCTTGGGATGAATGACTTTGTCCCATTACCTATTACAAATTCAGCAAATGagatgaaaaaagaaaagaaatccCAAACACGAAAAAG GAAAGGTAGGCAATTAACTCCAAACACACAGAGCATTTCGCA TCTGAAaggagttgcatcaagaaagcGTAAAAGAAATGATAAATCAAGTGGGGTTGCTAATAATAGTAATGATGCATGTAGCACTGATGGGTACGGTATCCTTGAAAATAAGAAGTTTAGTCCCATTAGATCTGATTCTAAGAAAAAGAAGCATTGTGGAAACCTGAATGCTACAAGAAAACCTTTGAAGTCAGG TAAAAGCATACACTCCTATGAGGGCATTGCAGAAGAGACCAA GAACATGCCATTCAAGACCAGGTCAAGAAGGCCTGAAGGAAACAGTTTGAAGCAGATAGAGGATGGAATCCAGGCAGATGTGTCTAACATGGTTACTGTGGGAAGGAATAAAAGGTCCTCACGATTGCAATTAAGGAGTTCTTTTGCTGAAACTTCTTTTGGAGATAACTATGAGCAGACGGAGTTGAGAGATGGTAATGAGACCCATTCTATGGATACAGCTGGCTCAAGTAAGGAAAAAGCtgttaagaaaaagaaaagggagcTGCATACTGATCAATCTTTAGAATGGGAAGATTTGCCCTTGTCAATTCTCTTAAAGAAAGATATTACTCACAAACAAAGGAGTATTTCCAATTTGACCTCCAAACCTCCT GTCAAACCACCCATATACTTGACTTATGCGAGGCGGAACAGAAAGAGCAATTTGGAAAATTTGACATAA